In the Ensifer adhaerens genome, one interval contains:
- a CDS encoding polysaccharide biosynthesis/export family protein: MKRIGVLFLVSALASCQSAVPGEGPLTGDILSDAGKSPQELRRESATVYEVVDVDSRSAATISSYSKSTLSKRLGFGGRPARATIGIGDRLLISIFEAGTDGLFSTSKSKVSNLEVVVQPNGKGAIPYVGEVRLAGLTLEMARQGIGEALKGKAVEPDVIVTSLDTASRNVTVTGAVNIAAVVPLNLSGEQLTDVITKAGGVRGETYDTFVTVTRGNKSGTILMSTLINNPAENIWVRPGDEITLVNDPRQFTVLGAVKANSRQPFGSRDLSLIEAVGMNGGAKDFATDAEGFFVFRYEEAEIAASLLGRARYDAMLQKGMRPDRYGRVPLVYRFDMSRPDSLLAGQTFPVNNRDVIYVSRHLTTDIAKFLGIVGKPLRIANTGVVAAHRAMDMSN; this comes from the coding sequence TTGAAGCGCATTGGTGTCCTGTTTCTCGTTTCTGCACTGGCATCTTGTCAGTCGGCAGTTCCAGGAGAGGGGCCGCTAACCGGCGATATTCTCTCCGACGCAGGTAAATCGCCGCAGGAATTGCGCCGCGAGAGCGCTACGGTCTATGAGGTCGTAGACGTGGATAGCCGATCCGCAGCCACGATTTCCTCGTATTCAAAATCAACGCTCTCCAAGCGCCTCGGATTCGGTGGTCGTCCAGCGCGTGCGACAATCGGAATAGGCGATCGCCTCTTAATCTCTATATTCGAAGCTGGGACCGATGGACTTTTCTCCACCTCGAAATCTAAGGTATCCAACCTGGAGGTCGTGGTCCAGCCGAACGGAAAGGGTGCCATTCCATATGTCGGCGAAGTGAGGCTTGCAGGTCTCACCCTTGAGATGGCGAGGCAGGGCATTGGCGAGGCGCTGAAGGGCAAAGCTGTTGAGCCCGACGTCATCGTCACTTCGCTGGACACCGCGTCTCGGAATGTAACGGTCACGGGTGCCGTCAACATCGCGGCTGTCGTCCCGCTGAACCTGTCCGGTGAGCAACTCACTGATGTGATCACGAAGGCCGGCGGGGTGCGGGGCGAAACCTATGACACCTTTGTCACCGTCACCCGCGGGAACAAATCTGGTACCATTTTGATGAGTACTCTCATCAACAATCCAGCTGAAAATATCTGGGTTCGGCCCGGTGACGAGATAACGCTTGTCAATGACCCCAGGCAGTTCACCGTTCTCGGAGCGGTCAAAGCAAACAGCCGACAGCCCTTCGGCTCCCGCGATCTCAGCTTGATAGAGGCGGTGGGGATGAACGGCGGCGCCAAGGATTTCGCGACAGACGCCGAGGGGTTCTTCGTTTTCCGCTATGAGGAGGCCGAGATCGCGGCAAGTCTATTGGGCAGGGCGCGGTACGACGCAATGCTTCAAAAGGGGATGCGCCCGGATAGGTATGGGCGAGTGCCCCTCGTCTATCGCTTCGACATGAGCCGCCCAGATAGCCTCCTCGCTGGGCAGACGTTCCCGGTGAACAACCGCGACGTCATCTATGTCTCGCGTCATCTAACGACCGACATCGCCAAGTTCCTTGGCATCGTAGGGAAGCCGCTCCGAATAGCCAACACTGGTGTGGTTGCTGCGCATCGCGCAATGGATATGTCCAACTAG
- a CDS encoding TrkH family potassium uptake protein, giving the protein MHAPLYQSAINIAAKAAFYLSLAMLLPAAVDLFYGHPDWRIFAVSAFITGGISLLTMAATQGGPPPFSRKMGFLVVNLLWLVISLVGAVPFWLSSLKLDFAKALFESVSGITTTGSTVITGLDFAPPGILLWRSLLHWLGGIGIVALGLFVMPYLRVGGMSFFKMESSDTTEKPFARIVTFTRAFILIYVVLTVACTIIYSYLGMSRFDALNHAMSTIATGGFSTHDASLGYFKSLPILWVATFFMTLSSLPFSVLILFIVRGRLDTLKDPQIIVFLSYLTVLALAASLYQRVANGVAANDALAHGFFTVSSILSTTGFASDDYMLWGEFIVALAFAATFMGGCSGSTAGGMKAYRFIIIFNSIRAGLFKLIYPNAVHTVRYGKGLVDIDVQRTVFMFFTAYMFIWAFGSLAMGAMGYDLVTGASAVATALSNVGAGLGPIIGPAGNFSTLSDPALYLLSVMMLLGRLEILTVLVILTPLFWKD; this is encoded by the coding sequence TTGCATGCACCGCTCTACCAGTCCGCGATCAACATCGCCGCCAAGGCAGCCTTCTACCTGTCGTTGGCGATGCTTCTTCCTGCGGCGGTCGACCTGTTTTACGGGCATCCGGACTGGCGGATCTTTGCGGTGTCGGCCTTCATCACCGGGGGCATCTCGCTCCTGACGATGGCGGCGACCCAGGGTGGCCCGCCGCCCTTCAGTCGCAAGATGGGCTTCCTCGTCGTCAACCTTCTCTGGCTCGTCATCTCGCTGGTTGGAGCGGTGCCTTTCTGGCTGTCGTCGCTCAAGCTTGATTTCGCAAAGGCCCTCTTCGAATCCGTCTCCGGCATCACCACGACCGGTTCGACTGTCATCACCGGTCTCGACTTCGCCCCGCCGGGCATTCTTCTATGGCGTTCGCTATTGCATTGGCTCGGCGGCATCGGGATCGTGGCGCTCGGTCTCTTCGTCATGCCCTATTTGCGTGTCGGCGGCATGTCCTTCTTCAAGATGGAATCCTCGGATACGACCGAGAAGCCTTTCGCCAGGATCGTCACCTTCACGCGCGCGTTCATTCTCATCTACGTGGTGCTGACGGTCGCCTGTACGATCATCTACTCCTATCTCGGCATGAGCCGCTTCGACGCGCTGAACCATGCGATGTCGACGATTGCGACCGGAGGTTTCTCCACGCATGACGCCTCGCTCGGGTATTTCAAAAGCCTACCGATCCTCTGGGTCGCCACGTTCTTCATGACCTTGAGCAGCCTGCCGTTTTCGGTACTCATTCTCTTCATCGTGCGTGGTCGCCTCGACACGCTGAAGGATCCGCAGATCATCGTTTTCCTGTCCTATCTGACCGTGCTTGCGCTTGCCGCCAGCCTTTATCAGCGGGTTGCCAACGGCGTTGCCGCAAACGATGCGCTTGCGCATGGGTTCTTCACGGTCTCGTCGATCCTCTCGACGACCGGCTTTGCCAGCGATGACTACATGCTGTGGGGGGAGTTCATTGTCGCGCTCGCCTTTGCCGCCACCTTCATGGGCGGCTGTTCCGGCTCGACAGCCGGCGGCATGAAGGCCTACCGGTTCATCATCATCTTCAATTCCATTCGGGCAGGACTCTTCAAGCTGATCTACCCGAATGCGGTGCATACGGTGCGTTACGGCAAGGGCCTCGTCGATATCGATGTCCAGCGCACGGTGTTCATGTTCTTCACGGCATACATGTTCATCTGGGCGTTCGGCAGCCTGGCGATGGGCGCCATGGGCTATGATCTCGTCACAGGGGCCTCCGCCGTTGCTACGGCGCTCTCCAATGTCGGCGCTGGGCTCGGGCCGATCATCGGGCCGGCCGGCAACTTCTCGACCTTGTCAGATCCCGCCCTTTATCTGCTGTCGGTCATGATGCTGCTTGGCCGTCTCGAAATCCTGACGGTGCTGGTCATCCTGACCCCGCTCTTCTGGAAGGATTGA
- a CDS encoding glycoside hydrolase: MTRAAPRAQLLAAWLSLVVIACAPPVLAEDGAAARYGVNRLNLAWLDRADQERVLKEIADSGVTHVRLSLSRPVDKSIEAVGIASRLGLHILLEIQLSNKSYYGDAVRPRSGQERIWDINRLSDLDLDRYRLGLRDALARLDALGVRLDAVEPGNEINLAGYNGDLAVYRKPGLQTPRTVADLKDRAAFEEGLDRYIKALKITRDEMRKSASSSSAAIVSAGLSDMGAKEADRQGMERLDPAEVIALLRARGMDELVDAYGIHIYPARKDPEAIKPIVTRLLDFCKPSASGRPCWVTEWGIANTARSCPVDDRQREGAMTAMRTVFSEFAKAKRLDAAYYYDWDTQQSYRLWRCGTLSPAGALAIAPEGN, encoded by the coding sequence ATGACGAGAGCAGCGCCAAGGGCGCAGCTCCTTGCCGCCTGGCTTTCCCTGGTGGTGATCGCCTGTGCCCCGCCAGTGTTGGCCGAGGACGGCGCTGCGGCGCGCTATGGGGTCAATCGGCTCAATCTCGCCTGGCTCGACCGTGCCGACCAGGAGCGGGTGCTGAAGGAGATCGCTGATAGTGGCGTCACGCACGTGCGCCTTTCTCTGTCGCGGCCGGTCGACAAGAGCATCGAGGCGGTCGGCATCGCGAGCCGGTTGGGATTGCACATCCTGCTCGAAATCCAGCTTTCGAACAAAAGCTACTACGGCGATGCGGTACGGCCCAGGAGCGGCCAGGAGCGCATCTGGGATATCAATCGCCTGTCGGATCTGGATCTCGACCGATATCGCCTGGGCCTTCGCGATGCGCTCGCGCGGTTGGATGCCCTTGGTGTTCGTCTCGATGCGGTCGAGCCTGGAAACGAGATCAACCTTGCCGGTTACAATGGCGACCTTGCGGTCTATCGGAAGCCCGGCCTGCAGACGCCGCGAACCGTTGCCGATCTCAAAGATCGTGCCGCATTCGAAGAGGGCCTGGATCGCTACATCAAGGCGCTCAAGATCACCCGTGACGAAATGCGCAAAAGTGCGAGCAGCAGTAGCGCCGCCATCGTCTCCGCCGGGCTCTCCGACATGGGTGCCAAGGAGGCGGACAGGCAAGGCATGGAACGGCTCGATCCGGCTGAGGTTATAGCGCTTCTGCGCGCCCGAGGAATGGACGAGCTTGTCGATGCCTACGGCATCCACATCTATCCCGCCCGCAAAGATCCGGAAGCAATTAAGCCCATCGTCACGAGGCTCCTCGATTTTTGCAAGCCTTCGGCGAGCGGTCGGCCATGCTGGGTGACGGAGTGGGGGATTGCCAACACAGCGCGTAGCTGCCCCGTTGACGATCGGCAGCGCGAGGGAGCGATGACCGCCATGCGAACCGTCTTTTCCGAGTTCGCCAAGGCGAAACGGTTGGATGCGGCCTACTATTACGACTGGGATACGCAGCAGTCCTATCGGCTGTGGCGCTGCGGCACGCTTAGCCCTGCCGGTGCATTGGCGATCGCGCCGGAGGGCAACTGA
- a CDS encoding DUF6212 domain-containing protein, with protein MSSGVRYSQAKRKLVVASDHDRADVAGSGIEHLVHFLPKGDRAQATLENVFPLIGVAFSKEGEEDLAEQLVSLRALGTVPDFPVKRLSVHTATESAALIQALVDGGVGRLARFSSAITSELALLRRERETLLENYRALEDAFQARNWEPVTEVFAHDPYVDPKDEGVGHLIANAFVEQLLPVSSHGVAGIALHFNSVPRDGGELVVVLSYVESGEGVAEWAVPFSQLVPTWNFFALPRTCGGGARTLRVRVSTTGSETIGLSLGYPIASEHYTARSETRHADLDLRPLAFRIYTGLPGVKPTRMPNMIAPTALLDGHFIEDYRLSVDLLSQIVDVSVTPVVPEFQTVRFLEHEHAVVCHPLPSGVSAGAVGRAVEPGTISFSASAIVDHPKGAPAAVSFLLAPANSNPRSEVAELARKGSVKPSAFFSGWREVTNQQPININFQLDEPVRQPMDLMILSRAVTDSVDFSWLKVSGFRMVKQSGGASHVK; from the coding sequence ATGTCTTCTGGCGTGAGGTATTCGCAGGCGAAGCGAAAGCTGGTGGTGGCATCGGATCACGATAGGGCTGATGTCGCCGGTAGTGGTATCGAGCACCTGGTTCATTTTCTTCCCAAGGGCGACCGGGCCCAGGCCACTCTCGAAAATGTATTCCCGCTGATCGGGGTTGCCTTCTCGAAAGAAGGAGAGGAGGACCTTGCAGAGCAGCTCGTGTCCTTGCGTGCGCTTGGCACCGTGCCGGATTTTCCGGTCAAGCGCTTGAGCGTCCATACTGCGACAGAAAGTGCAGCGCTCATTCAAGCGCTCGTGGATGGCGGTGTCGGCCGCCTTGCGCGGTTCTCAAGCGCAATCACCTCTGAGCTTGCGCTGCTGCGCCGGGAGCGTGAAACGCTGCTCGAAAACTACCGTGCGCTCGAAGACGCATTTCAGGCACGCAACTGGGAGCCGGTCACCGAAGTCTTTGCGCACGACCCCTATGTCGACCCAAAGGACGAAGGAGTCGGCCACCTGATCGCCAATGCCTTCGTCGAACAACTCCTGCCGGTTTCCAGCCACGGAGTGGCAGGCATCGCGCTCCATTTCAATTCCGTGCCGCGAGATGGTGGCGAACTGGTCGTCGTCCTGAGTTATGTCGAAAGCGGTGAAGGCGTGGCCGAATGGGCCGTGCCGTTTTCGCAACTGGTCCCGACCTGGAACTTCTTTGCATTGCCGCGCACCTGTGGGGGCGGCGCGAGAACCTTGCGGGTGAGAGTGTCCACGACGGGCTCGGAAACTATCGGACTTTCGCTCGGCTACCCCATTGCCAGCGAGCACTACACGGCACGCTCAGAAACCCGTCATGCCGATCTCGATCTGCGTCCACTCGCGTTCCGCATCTATACGGGCCTTCCCGGCGTCAAGCCGACACGCATGCCCAACATGATCGCGCCGACGGCACTGCTCGACGGCCACTTCATCGAGGATTACCGGCTGTCGGTGGATCTGCTCAGCCAAATCGTTGACGTCTCCGTCACGCCGGTCGTTCCAGAGTTTCAGACGGTACGCTTCCTGGAGCACGAACACGCCGTCGTCTGCCATCCGCTACCGAGCGGTGTCTCGGCCGGCGCCGTCGGCCGTGCGGTCGAGCCGGGGACCATATCGTTTTCCGCAAGCGCTATCGTCGATCACCCAAAGGGGGCGCCGGCCGCCGTCAGCTTCCTGCTTGCGCCCGCGAATTCGAACCCACGCTCGGAGGTCGCCGAACTTGCCCGCAAGGGCTCGGTGAAGCCTTCGGCCTTCTTCAGCGGCTGGCGCGAGGTCACGAACCAGCAACCGATCAACATCAACTTCCAATTGGACGAGCCGGTACGTCAGCCCATGGATCTGATGATCCTCAGCCGGGCCGTGACCGACTCGGTCGATTTTTCCTGGCTCAAGGTGTCGGGCTTCCGGATGGTGAAGCAGTCGGGGGGGGCGTCTCATGTCAAGTAG
- a CDS encoding polysaccharide pyruvyl transferase family protein encodes MRILLTGIPSYLQRTVARVSGATVHHKPYFDDIRSKKELVDQVKKIANTGNYLIGEGAAYALRGHDVTYVPFWHLVNSRGANDVYEALNKEFDMCVFASANLLRPGYSADLEADVFEKLKMPVLVMGIGIQKREGLKENLPAGTLRFLEVLKQKESFFLTRGYFTAEFLRAEGMKFVKPTGCPSLFFAPNEMRRSLTSLANADLASAQKLALGGYLGSVADTIVDAHALLKPDSVASYVIQDEIVAYNLTLPVDDNAPVYDRSSGRITGKTEYKHQEKWQRENELMVFFDTNQWRAWSSSRDLCIGRRFHGCVIGMQAGTPSLMIAVDDRMREMLEFIGFPYIEAGVWNREGDKRAHLANFLSKIDVQAVTERYSACEANFQSALKQVGI; translated from the coding sequence ATGCGTATCCTGCTCACCGGAATTCCTTCTTATCTCCAGCGTACCGTCGCGCGCGTTTCCGGTGCGACGGTCCATCACAAGCCCTACTTCGACGATATCCGAAGCAAGAAGGAACTGGTTGATCAGGTCAAAAAGATCGCCAACACCGGCAACTACCTGATCGGCGAGGGCGCAGCCTACGCCCTGCGCGGCCATGACGTGACCTATGTACCGTTCTGGCACCTGGTCAACAGCCGTGGAGCCAACGACGTCTACGAAGCCCTGAACAAGGAATTCGACATGTGCGTGTTCGCCTCGGCGAACCTGCTGCGCCCGGGCTATTCGGCCGATCTCGAGGCCGATGTCTTCGAGAAACTGAAAATGCCGGTGCTGGTGATGGGTATCGGCATCCAGAAACGTGAAGGGCTCAAGGAGAACCTGCCGGCCGGTACTTTGCGGTTCCTCGAGGTGTTGAAGCAGAAAGAGAGCTTCTTCCTGACCCGCGGCTATTTCACCGCGGAGTTCCTGAGGGCCGAGGGCATGAAGTTCGTCAAGCCGACCGGCTGCCCGTCGCTCTTCTTCGCACCGAACGAGATGCGACGCTCGCTGACGTCGCTTGCCAATGCGGATCTCGCATCGGCGCAGAAGCTTGCTCTCGGCGGTTATCTCGGCAGCGTGGCCGACACGATCGTCGATGCCCACGCGCTGCTGAAGCCCGATAGCGTCGCAAGCTACGTCATCCAGGACGAGATCGTCGCCTACAACCTTACGCTTCCCGTCGACGACAACGCCCCGGTCTACGACCGATCGAGCGGACGCATCACCGGCAAGACCGAGTACAAGCACCAGGAGAAATGGCAGCGAGAGAACGAGCTCATGGTGTTCTTCGACACCAACCAGTGGCGCGCTTGGTCGTCGTCGAGGGACCTCTGCATCGGGCGGCGCTTCCACGGTTGCGTCATCGGCATGCAGGCGGGTACGCCGTCGCTGATGATCGCCGTCGACGACCGCATGCGCGAGATGCTCGAATTCATCGGCTTTCCCTATATCGAGGCTGGCGTGTGGAACCGCGAAGGCGATAAGCGCGCCCACCTTGCCAACTTCCTGTCCAAGATCGATGTGCAGGCTGTCACCGAGCGGTATTCGGCCTGCGAGGCGAACTTCCAAAGTGCGCTCAAACAGGTTGGCATTTAA
- a CDS encoding polysaccharide pyruvyl transferase family protein has product MRPRILLTGIPGHYTRLANGANGLSVSYSERQKQPESKDEFLQELRNISNTGNYLIGEGALRAIAPHAKQIPFWHLYNCHKNGTGFEEFNNNFDICVFTCANLLRKGLSADAEADVLSKLNMPIVMLGIGHQNRKDLETGLPEGTKRLLDVLKDREHYFLTRGYETAGYLKDQGFKFVRPTGCPSVYFAPNNMRASMRKLPNVKIGQAKTIFSGYLGANHDCIVDALALNPEGAKPQYVIQDEFLHFDMKVEPDADGRVFDSCSGKMLGDLTFPGADRQKVPFDVRTFFDTNQWRAWASHMDFNFGRRFHGSIIAMQAGVPSLMVAVDDRMREMLGFTGLPAVDVQDLEKAENRAQFVAEHLAGLNASELVDRYSDRERNFRTVLREIGIGQ; this is encoded by the coding sequence ATGCGTCCAAGAATCCTCCTGACGGGAATTCCTGGTCATTACACGCGCCTCGCCAATGGCGCGAATGGCCTGTCGGTTTCCTATTCGGAACGGCAAAAGCAGCCCGAATCGAAGGACGAGTTTCTTCAGGAGCTTCGCAATATCAGCAATACCGGAAACTATCTGATCGGTGAGGGGGCGCTGCGCGCCATTGCCCCCCATGCCAAGCAGATTCCGTTCTGGCACCTCTACAATTGCCACAAGAACGGCACCGGTTTCGAAGAGTTCAACAACAACTTCGATATCTGCGTCTTCACCTGCGCGAACCTCCTGCGCAAGGGACTCTCTGCGGATGCGGAGGCTGATGTCCTGAGCAAGCTCAACATGCCGATCGTGATGCTCGGCATCGGCCACCAGAACCGCAAGGATCTGGAAACCGGCCTGCCGGAGGGAACGAAGCGGCTGCTCGATGTGCTCAAGGACCGCGAACATTATTTCCTGACCCGCGGTTATGAGACGGCCGGCTATCTGAAGGACCAGGGCTTCAAGTTTGTACGACCGACCGGTTGCCCATCGGTCTACTTCGCGCCGAACAACATGCGTGCGTCGATGCGCAAGCTCCCTAACGTCAAGATCGGCCAGGCAAAGACGATCTTCTCGGGCTATCTCGGCGCCAATCACGACTGCATCGTTGATGCTCTTGCGTTGAACCCCGAAGGCGCGAAGCCGCAATATGTCATTCAGGACGAGTTCCTGCATTTCGACATGAAAGTCGAGCCGGATGCCGACGGCAGGGTCTTCGACTCCTGCTCTGGCAAAATGCTCGGCGATCTGACTTTCCCGGGCGCAGACCGACAGAAGGTGCCGTTCGATGTGCGCACCTTCTTCGATACCAACCAGTGGCGCGCCTGGGCCTCGCACATGGACTTCAACTTCGGCCGGCGGTTCCACGGTTCGATCATCGCCATGCAGGCTGGTGTGCCGAGCCTGATGGTGGCGGTCGACGATCGCATGCGCGAAATGCTGGGCTTTACCGGCCTGCCGGCCGTCGACGTCCAGGATCTCGAAAAGGCGGAGAACCGCGCGCAATTCGTTGCCGAGCATCTGGCCGGCCTGAACGCGTCCGAACTGGTTGACCGCTACTCCGACCGCGAACGCAATTTCCGAACGGTGCTGCGCGAGATCGGCATCGGCCAGTAA
- a CDS encoding glycosyltransferase: MSSSSDPHDLIAITMPLYGHAALALEAIESALASTLSDCRIAIVVSVDGDPRHETFDQLLLFSAAHPDIHVVFGRNAGPGGARNRAIDYVLENLAEAKAVYFLDADNRVLPGTIETLYRQLRESGAGWVYTNIDTFSVSWRAHYGNHYSRLVHCITDNICDTGSMISIDVFREGIRFNDDRQNGFEDWEFWLSCVEHGFVGTPCHETTFEYRLRAESRFKEANRDRATSVSFLRKRHRALFQRPMLVDFEHEECPRYLFARTEDAAISFFTDPTKQPKRLRLDDIIPAFWANAGEPDNVHFPPFVMAGSGATIDLLLRSRMLPNVLCHLERLSEKANVVFVHLGNDATQRKIEPTFLDAGAEHVGQPDLIFISTALLRDVIRNNALDWFASIGSQQVWPTSAVLNVRFPFPRALPRRTLITPQQVMINCVNAIATSPLRRTAGRRWTWRPPRLMPYSDLHKALRTEIGGSPVLPLGHSEAGKKTAALLVPNASFGGAEKVIYAASRELRAAGYETHLFALGTSRMDVIDEFDASFDYVHFWDQGIPAWGGSGSFLGQDFIAEHHEVDWGALKGQLSGFDLVINNHVMAMHPLIARLRSEGTRTACYLHVVDNTPFKRPAGQPFAAIAHEHCYDAFLTCSEQLKFYLHSFGVPLEKIFAVPNGASFSVPPKVLAEVLQVRRIERKDDRLRILYMGRLDQQKGIDRLAATISELRAAHVPFDARAIGGEILADASFSWTDRLKELGVDVRPPVFASRDLIKALGWADVLVMPSRWEGAPLMIAEAQQLGCVPIATAVGAVDELIVDREDGILICAPSDPQVVRDMVKAIAEVARDRNLLAPIMEGCLRTAARRAWPNSFAEFLGWCDTSVSNSSLSRAKVIRAREASNTGVAAAV; this comes from the coding sequence ATGTCAAGTAGCAGCGATCCACACGACCTCATTGCGATAACCATGCCGCTCTATGGGCACGCGGCGCTGGCGCTCGAAGCAATCGAGTCCGCATTGGCCTCGACGCTTTCAGATTGCCGGATCGCCATTGTCGTCTCCGTCGACGGCGATCCGCGGCACGAAACCTTCGATCAGCTACTGTTGTTTTCTGCGGCCCATCCCGACATTCATGTGGTCTTCGGTCGCAATGCGGGGCCTGGTGGCGCACGCAACCGCGCCATCGACTACGTGCTCGAAAACCTGGCCGAAGCGAAGGCCGTCTATTTTCTCGACGCCGACAATCGCGTTCTGCCGGGCACCATCGAGACCCTTTACCGGCAGTTGCGTGAGAGCGGCGCGGGCTGGGTCTACACCAATATCGACACCTTCTCCGTGAGCTGGCGGGCGCACTACGGAAACCACTATTCCAGGTTGGTTCACTGCATTACCGACAACATCTGCGATACCGGCTCGATGATCTCGATCGACGTCTTCCGGGAGGGCATTCGTTTCAACGACGACCGGCAGAACGGTTTCGAGGACTGGGAATTCTGGCTTTCCTGCGTCGAACATGGCTTCGTCGGCACGCCTTGCCACGAGACGACGTTCGAATACCGCCTTCGGGCGGAAAGCCGGTTCAAGGAAGCAAACCGCGACCGCGCGACATCCGTAAGCTTCCTCAGGAAGCGTCACCGGGCTCTTTTCCAGCGACCGATGCTCGTCGACTTCGAACACGAGGAATGCCCGCGCTATCTCTTCGCTCGTACCGAAGACGCGGCGATCTCGTTCTTCACAGACCCGACCAAGCAACCGAAGCGGCTGCGCCTCGACGACATCATTCCAGCCTTCTGGGCAAATGCCGGCGAGCCGGACAATGTGCACTTCCCGCCGTTCGTGATGGCAGGAAGCGGGGCGACAATCGACCTGCTCTTGCGCTCGCGCATGCTGCCGAACGTGCTTTGCCATCTTGAGCGATTGAGCGAAAAGGCCAACGTCGTATTCGTCCACCTCGGCAACGACGCCACGCAGCGCAAGATCGAGCCGACGTTCCTCGATGCTGGGGCCGAGCACGTCGGACAGCCGGACCTCATCTTCATATCGACGGCGCTTTTGCGCGACGTCATTCGCAACAACGCGCTCGACTGGTTCGCCTCGATCGGCAGCCAGCAGGTCTGGCCGACGTCGGCGGTCCTCAATGTGCGGTTCCCGTTCCCAAGAGCCCTGCCGCGCCGGACACTCATCACACCGCAGCAGGTCATGATCAACTGCGTCAACGCGATCGCCACGAGCCCGCTGCGCCGAACCGCCGGTCGCCGCTGGACCTGGCGCCCGCCACGGCTGATGCCCTATTCCGATCTGCATAAAGCCTTGCGCACCGAAATCGGTGGCTCGCCTGTACTGCCTCTCGGGCACAGCGAGGCCGGAAAGAAGACGGCAGCACTACTGGTGCCGAATGCCTCCTTCGGCGGCGCGGAAAAAGTTATCTATGCCGCGTCCCGCGAACTGCGCGCCGCCGGCTATGAGACGCACCTGTTCGCGCTCGGCACCAGCCGGATGGATGTGATCGACGAATTCGATGCGAGCTTCGACTACGTTCATTTCTGGGATCAGGGTATTCCTGCCTGGGGCGGCTCCGGCTCGTTCCTCGGACAGGACTTCATTGCCGAACATCACGAGGTCGACTGGGGCGCGTTGAAGGGCCAGCTTTCGGGCTTCGATCTCGTCATCAACAACCACGTCATGGCGATGCACCCGCTGATCGCGCGCCTGCGTTCCGAAGGGACGCGCACGGCCTGCTATCTGCACGTCGTTGACAACACGCCGTTCAAGCGCCCGGCCGGCCAGCCTTTCGCCGCGATTGCGCATGAGCATTGCTACGATGCCTTCCTGACCTGCTCCGAGCAGCTCAAGTTCTATCTGCACAGCTTCGGCGTGCCGCTTGAGAAAATCTTCGCGGTTCCGAACGGTGCGAGTTTCTCCGTGCCGCCCAAGGTGCTTGCGGAAGTGCTCCAGGTGCGGCGGATCGAGCGCAAGGACGATCGGTTGAGGATCCTCTACATGGGCCGCCTCGACCAGCAGAAGGGCATTGACCGGCTCGCCGCGACGATCTCGGAACTGCGCGCGGCGCATGTGCCGTTTGACGCCCGGGCGATTGGTGGCGAGATCCTGGCCGACGCCAGCTTCTCCTGGACGGATCGGCTCAAGGAGCTTGGTGTGGACGTGCGTCCGCCTGTCTTTGCCAGCCGGGATCTGATCAAGGCGCTCGGCTGGGCCGACGTGTTGGTCATGCCGTCACGCTGGGAAGGTGCGCCGTTGATGATCGCGGAAGCGCAGCAGCTTGGCTGTGTCCCTATTGCGACGGCAGTCGGGGCAGTCGACGAGCTTATCGTTGATCGCGAAGACGGAATCCTGATCTGCGCGCCATCCGACCCTCAAGTCGTGCGGGATATGGTCAAGGCGATCGCCGAGGTTGCTCGTGACCGGAACCTGCTCGCTCCCATCATGGAAGGCTGCCTCAGGACTGCGGCGCGCCGCGCCTGGCCCAACTCTTTCGCGGAGTTCCTTGGTTGGTGCGACACCTCCGTGAGCAACTCATCTCTTTCGCGCGCCAAGGTCATTCGTGCGCGTGAAGCATCCAATACCGGCGTTGCAGCAGCAGTTTGA